A single Pan paniscus chromosome 21, NHGRI_mPanPan1-v2.0_pri, whole genome shotgun sequence DNA region contains:
- the SLCO4A1 gene encoding solute carrier organic anion transporter family member 4A1 isoform X4 gives MPLHQLGDKPLTFPSPNSAMENGLDHTPPSRRASPGTPLSPGSLRSAAHSPLDTSKQPLCQLWAEKSGARGTHEVRYVSAGQSVACGWWAFTPPCLQVLNTPKGILFFLCAAAFLQGMTVNGFINTVITSLERRYDLHSYQSGLIASSYDIAACLCLTFVSYFGGSGHKPRWLGWGVLLMGMGSLVFALPHFTAGRYEVELDAGVRTCPANPSAACADSTSGLSRYQLVFMLGQFLHGVGATPLYTLGVTYLDENVKSSCSPVYIAIFYTAAILGPAAGYLIGGALLNIYTEMGRRTELTTESPLWVGAWWVGFLGSGAAAIFTAVPILGYPRQLPGSQRYAVMRAAEMHQLKDSSRGEASNPDFGKTIRDLPLSIWLLLKNPTFILLCLAGATEATLITGMSTFSPKFLESQFSLSASEAATLFGYLVVPAGGGGTFLGGFFVNKLRLRGSAVIKFCLFCTVVSLLGILVFSLHCPSVPMAGVTASYGGSLLPEGHLNLTAPCNAACSCQPEHYSPVCGSDGLMYFSLCHAGCPAATETNVDGQKVYRDCSCVPQNLSSGFGHATAGKCTSTCQRKPLLLVFIFVVIFFTFLSSIPALTATLRCVRDPQRSFALGIQWIVVRILGTVQCEEAMVSCTVCSLHKGMGGIPGPIAFGWVIDKACLLWQDQCGQQGSCLVYQNSAMSRYILIMGLLYKEEENEFRRL, from the exons ATGCCCCTGCATCAGCTGGGGGACAAGCCGCTCACCTTCCCCAGCCCCAACTCAGCCATGGAAAACGGGCTTGATCACACCCCGCCCAGCAGGAGGGCATCCCCGGGCACGCCCCTGAGCCCCGGCTCCCTCCGCTCCGCTGCCCATAGCCCCCTGGACACCAGCAAACAGCCCCTCTGCCAGCTCTGGGCCGAGAAGAGTGGCGCCCGGGGGACCCATGAGGTGCGGTACGTCTCGGCCGGGCAGAGCGTGGCGTGCGGCTGGTGGGCCTTCACACCCCCGTGCCTGCAGGTCCTCAACACGCCCAAGGGCATCCTGTTCTTCCTGTGTGCGGCCGCATTCCTGCAGGGGATGACTGTGAATGGCTTCATCAACACAGTCATCACCTCCCTGGAGCGCCGCTATGACCTGCACAGCTACCAGAGCGGGCTCATCGCCAGCTCCTACGACATcgccgcctgcctctgcctcacctTCGTCAGCTACTTCGGGGGCTCAGGGCACAAGCCGCGCTGGCTGGGCTGGGGCGTGCTGCTCATGGGCATGGGGTCGCTGGTGTTCGCACTGCCCCACTTCACGGCTGGCCGCTATGAGGTGGAGTTGGACGCGGGTGTCAGGACGTGCCCTGCCAACCCCAGCGCGGCGTGTGCGGACAGCACCTCGGGCCTGTCCCGCTACCAGCTGGTCTTCATGCTGGGCCAGTTCCTGCATGGCGTGGGTGCCACACCCCTCTACACGCTGGGCGTCACCTACCTGGATGAGAACGTCAAGTCCAGCTGCTCGCCCGTCTACATTG CCATCTTCTACACCGCGGCCATCCTGGGCCCCGCTGCCGGCTACCTGATCGGAGGTGCCCTGCTGAACATCTACACGGAAATGGGCCGACG GACGGAGCTGACCACCGAGAGCCCACTGTGGGTCGGCGCCTGGTGGGTCGGCTTCCTGGGCTCTGGGGCCGCTGCCATCTTCACCGCCGTTCCCATCCTTGGTTACCCTCGGCAGCTGCCAG GCTCCCAGCGCTACGCGGTCATGAGAGCGGCGGAAATGCACCAGTTGAAGGACAGCAGCCGTGGGGAGGCGAGCAACCCGGACTTTGGGAAAACCATCAGAGACCTGCCTCT CTCCATCTGGCTCCTGCTGAAGAACCCCACGTTCATCCTGCTCTGCCTGGCTGGGGCCACCGAGGCCACACTCATCACCGGCATGTCCACGTTCAGCCCCAAGTTCTTGGAGTCCCAGTTCAGCCTGAGCGCCTCAGAAGCTGCCACCTTGTTTG ggtACCTGGTGGTGCCAGCGGGTGGTGGCGGCACCTTCCTGGGCGGCTTCTTTGTGAACAAGCTCAGGCTCCGGGGCTCCGCGGTCATCAAGTTCTGCCTGTTCTGCACCGTTGTCAGCCTGCTGGGCATCCTCGTCTTCTCCCTGCACTGCCCCAGTGTGCCCATGGCGGGCGTCACAGCCAGCTACGGCGGGAG CCTCCTGCCCGAAGGCCACCTGAACCTAACGGCTCCCTGCAACGCTGCCTGCAGCTGCCAGCCAGAACACTACAGCCCTGTGTGCGGCTCGGACGGCCTCATGTACTTCTCACTGTGCCATGCAGGGTGCCCTGCAGCCACGGAGACGAATGTGGACGGCCAGAAG GTGTACCGAGACTGTAGCTGTGTCCCTCAGAATCTTTCCTCTGGTTTTGGCCATGCCACTGCAGGGAAATGCACTTCAACTTGTCAGAGAAAGCCCCTCCTTCTGGTTTTCATATTCGTTGTAATTTTCTTTACATTCCTCAGCAGCATTCCTGCACTAACGGCAACTCTACG ATGTGTCCGTGACCCTCAGAGGTCCTTTGCCCTGGGAATCCAGTGGATTGTAGTTAGAATACTAGGTACTGTGCAGTGTGAGGAAGCCATGGTCAGTTGCACAGTGTGCTCACTGCACAAGGGCATGG GGGGCATCCCGGGGCCCATCGCCTTCGGCTGGGTGATCGACAAGGCCTGTCTGCTGTGGCAGGACCAGTGTGGCCAGCAGGGCTCCTGCTTGGTGTACCAGAATTCGGCCATGAGCCGCTACATACTCATCATGGGGCTCCTGTACAAG
- the SLCO4A1 gene encoding solute carrier organic anion transporter family member 4A1 isoform X1, with protein MPLHQLGDKPLTFPSPNSAMENGLDHTPPSRRASPGTPLSPGSLRSAAHSPLDTSKQPLCQLWAEKSGARGTHEVRYVSAGQSVACGWWAFTPPCLQVLNTPKGILFFLCAAAFLQGMTVNGFINTVITSLERRYDLHSYQSGLIASSYDIAACLCLTFVSYFGGSGHKPRWLGWGVLLMGMGSLVFALPHFTAGRYEVELDAGVRTCPANPSAACADSTSGLSRYQLVFMLGQFLHGVGATPLYTLGVTYLDENVKSSCSPVYIAIFYTAAILGPAAGYLIGGALLNIYTEMGRRTELTTESPLWVGAWWVGFLGSGAAAIFTAVPILGYPRQLPGSQRYAVMRAAEMHQLKDSSRGEASNPDFGKTIRDLPLSIWLLLKNPTFILLCLAGATEATLITGMSTFSPKFLESQFSLSASEAATLFGYLVVPAGGGGTFLGGFFVNKLRLRGSAVIKFCLFCTVVSLLGILVFSLHCPSVPMAGVTASYGGSLLPEGHLNLTAPCNAACSCQPEHYSPVCGSDGLMYFSLCHAGCPAATETNVDGQKVYRDCSCVPQNLSSGFGHATAGKCTSTCQRKPLLLVFIFVVIFFTFLSSIPALTATLRCVRDPQRSFALGIQWIVVRILGTVQCEEAMVSCTVCSLHKGMGGIPGPIAFGWVIDKACLLWQDQCGQQGSCLVYQNSAMSRYILIMGLLYKVLGVLFFAIACFLYKPLSESSDGLETCLPSQSSAPDSATDSQLQSSV; from the exons ATGCCCCTGCATCAGCTGGGGGACAAGCCGCTCACCTTCCCCAGCCCCAACTCAGCCATGGAAAACGGGCTTGATCACACCCCGCCCAGCAGGAGGGCATCCCCGGGCACGCCCCTGAGCCCCGGCTCCCTCCGCTCCGCTGCCCATAGCCCCCTGGACACCAGCAAACAGCCCCTCTGCCAGCTCTGGGCCGAGAAGAGTGGCGCCCGGGGGACCCATGAGGTGCGGTACGTCTCGGCCGGGCAGAGCGTGGCGTGCGGCTGGTGGGCCTTCACACCCCCGTGCCTGCAGGTCCTCAACACGCCCAAGGGCATCCTGTTCTTCCTGTGTGCGGCCGCATTCCTGCAGGGGATGACTGTGAATGGCTTCATCAACACAGTCATCACCTCCCTGGAGCGCCGCTATGACCTGCACAGCTACCAGAGCGGGCTCATCGCCAGCTCCTACGACATcgccgcctgcctctgcctcacctTCGTCAGCTACTTCGGGGGCTCAGGGCACAAGCCGCGCTGGCTGGGCTGGGGCGTGCTGCTCATGGGCATGGGGTCGCTGGTGTTCGCACTGCCCCACTTCACGGCTGGCCGCTATGAGGTGGAGTTGGACGCGGGTGTCAGGACGTGCCCTGCCAACCCCAGCGCGGCGTGTGCGGACAGCACCTCGGGCCTGTCCCGCTACCAGCTGGTCTTCATGCTGGGCCAGTTCCTGCATGGCGTGGGTGCCACACCCCTCTACACGCTGGGCGTCACCTACCTGGATGAGAACGTCAAGTCCAGCTGCTCGCCCGTCTACATTG CCATCTTCTACACCGCGGCCATCCTGGGCCCCGCTGCCGGCTACCTGATCGGAGGTGCCCTGCTGAACATCTACACGGAAATGGGCCGACG GACGGAGCTGACCACCGAGAGCCCACTGTGGGTCGGCGCCTGGTGGGTCGGCTTCCTGGGCTCTGGGGCCGCTGCCATCTTCACCGCCGTTCCCATCCTTGGTTACCCTCGGCAGCTGCCAG GCTCCCAGCGCTACGCGGTCATGAGAGCGGCGGAAATGCACCAGTTGAAGGACAGCAGCCGTGGGGAGGCGAGCAACCCGGACTTTGGGAAAACCATCAGAGACCTGCCTCT CTCCATCTGGCTCCTGCTGAAGAACCCCACGTTCATCCTGCTCTGCCTGGCTGGGGCCACCGAGGCCACACTCATCACCGGCATGTCCACGTTCAGCCCCAAGTTCTTGGAGTCCCAGTTCAGCCTGAGCGCCTCAGAAGCTGCCACCTTGTTTG ggtACCTGGTGGTGCCAGCGGGTGGTGGCGGCACCTTCCTGGGCGGCTTCTTTGTGAACAAGCTCAGGCTCCGGGGCTCCGCGGTCATCAAGTTCTGCCTGTTCTGCACCGTTGTCAGCCTGCTGGGCATCCTCGTCTTCTCCCTGCACTGCCCCAGTGTGCCCATGGCGGGCGTCACAGCCAGCTACGGCGGGAG CCTCCTGCCCGAAGGCCACCTGAACCTAACGGCTCCCTGCAACGCTGCCTGCAGCTGCCAGCCAGAACACTACAGCCCTGTGTGCGGCTCGGACGGCCTCATGTACTTCTCACTGTGCCATGCAGGGTGCCCTGCAGCCACGGAGACGAATGTGGACGGCCAGAAG GTGTACCGAGACTGTAGCTGTGTCCCTCAGAATCTTTCCTCTGGTTTTGGCCATGCCACTGCAGGGAAATGCACTTCAACTTGTCAGAGAAAGCCCCTCCTTCTGGTTTTCATATTCGTTGTAATTTTCTTTACATTCCTCAGCAGCATTCCTGCACTAACGGCAACTCTACG ATGTGTCCGTGACCCTCAGAGGTCCTTTGCCCTGGGAATCCAGTGGATTGTAGTTAGAATACTAGGTACTGTGCAGTGTGAGGAAGCCATGGTCAGTTGCACAGTGTGCTCACTGCACAAGGGCATGG GGGGCATCCCGGGGCCCATCGCCTTCGGCTGGGTGATCGACAAGGCCTGTCTGCTGTGGCAGGACCAGTGTGGCCAGCAGGGCTCCTGCTTGGTGTACCAGAATTCGGCCATGAGCCGCTACATACTCATCATGGGGCTCCTGTACAAG GTGCTGGGCGTCCTCTTCTTTGCCATAGCCTGCTTCTTATACAAGCCCCTGTCGGAGTCTTCAGATGGCCTGGAAACTTGTCTGCCCAGCCAGTCCTCGGCCCCTGACAGTGCCACAGATAGCCAGCTCCAGAGCAGCGTCTGA
- the SLCO4A1 gene encoding solute carrier organic anion transporter family member 4A1 isoform X5 produces the protein MPLHQLGDKPLTFPSPNSAMENGLDHTPPSRRASPGTPLSPGSLRSAAHSPLDTSKQPLCQLWAEKSGARGTHEVRYVSAGQSVACGWWAFTPPCLQVLNTPKGILFFLCAAAFLQGMTVNGFINTVITSLERRYDLHSYQSGLIASSYDIAACLCLTFVSYFGGSGHKPRWLGWGVLLMGMGSLVFALPHFTAGRYEVELDAGVRTCPANPSAACADSTSGLSRYQLVFMLGQFLHGVGATPLYTLGVTYLDENVKSSCSPVYIAIFYTAAILGPAAGYLIGGALLNIYTEMGRRTELTTESPLWVGAWWVGFLGSGAAAIFTAVPILGYPRQLPGSQRYAVMRAAEMHQLKDSSRGEASNPDFGKTIRDLPLSIWLLLKNPTFILLCLAGATEATLITGMSTFSPKFLESQFSLSASEAATLFGYLVVPAGGGGTFLGGFFVNKLRLRGSAVIKFCLFCTVVSLLGILVFSLHCPSVPMAGVTASYGGSLLPEGHLNLTAPCNAACSCQPEHYSPVCGSDGLMYFSLCHAGCPAATETNVDGQKVYRDCSCVPQNLSSGFGHATAGKCTSTCQRKPLLLVFIFVVIFFTFLSSIPALTATLRCVRDPQRSFALGIQWIVVRILGGIPGPIAFGWVIDKACLLWQDQCGQQGSCLVYQNSAMSRYILIMGLLYKFQLPEVNHSLNVLNRKFQKQTVHNF, from the exons ATGCCCCTGCATCAGCTGGGGGACAAGCCGCTCACCTTCCCCAGCCCCAACTCAGCCATGGAAAACGGGCTTGATCACACCCCGCCCAGCAGGAGGGCATCCCCGGGCACGCCCCTGAGCCCCGGCTCCCTCCGCTCCGCTGCCCATAGCCCCCTGGACACCAGCAAACAGCCCCTCTGCCAGCTCTGGGCCGAGAAGAGTGGCGCCCGGGGGACCCATGAGGTGCGGTACGTCTCGGCCGGGCAGAGCGTGGCGTGCGGCTGGTGGGCCTTCACACCCCCGTGCCTGCAGGTCCTCAACACGCCCAAGGGCATCCTGTTCTTCCTGTGTGCGGCCGCATTCCTGCAGGGGATGACTGTGAATGGCTTCATCAACACAGTCATCACCTCCCTGGAGCGCCGCTATGACCTGCACAGCTACCAGAGCGGGCTCATCGCCAGCTCCTACGACATcgccgcctgcctctgcctcacctTCGTCAGCTACTTCGGGGGCTCAGGGCACAAGCCGCGCTGGCTGGGCTGGGGCGTGCTGCTCATGGGCATGGGGTCGCTGGTGTTCGCACTGCCCCACTTCACGGCTGGCCGCTATGAGGTGGAGTTGGACGCGGGTGTCAGGACGTGCCCTGCCAACCCCAGCGCGGCGTGTGCGGACAGCACCTCGGGCCTGTCCCGCTACCAGCTGGTCTTCATGCTGGGCCAGTTCCTGCATGGCGTGGGTGCCACACCCCTCTACACGCTGGGCGTCACCTACCTGGATGAGAACGTCAAGTCCAGCTGCTCGCCCGTCTACATTG CCATCTTCTACACCGCGGCCATCCTGGGCCCCGCTGCCGGCTACCTGATCGGAGGTGCCCTGCTGAACATCTACACGGAAATGGGCCGACG GACGGAGCTGACCACCGAGAGCCCACTGTGGGTCGGCGCCTGGTGGGTCGGCTTCCTGGGCTCTGGGGCCGCTGCCATCTTCACCGCCGTTCCCATCCTTGGTTACCCTCGGCAGCTGCCAG GCTCCCAGCGCTACGCGGTCATGAGAGCGGCGGAAATGCACCAGTTGAAGGACAGCAGCCGTGGGGAGGCGAGCAACCCGGACTTTGGGAAAACCATCAGAGACCTGCCTCT CTCCATCTGGCTCCTGCTGAAGAACCCCACGTTCATCCTGCTCTGCCTGGCTGGGGCCACCGAGGCCACACTCATCACCGGCATGTCCACGTTCAGCCCCAAGTTCTTGGAGTCCCAGTTCAGCCTGAGCGCCTCAGAAGCTGCCACCTTGTTTG ggtACCTGGTGGTGCCAGCGGGTGGTGGCGGCACCTTCCTGGGCGGCTTCTTTGTGAACAAGCTCAGGCTCCGGGGCTCCGCGGTCATCAAGTTCTGCCTGTTCTGCACCGTTGTCAGCCTGCTGGGCATCCTCGTCTTCTCCCTGCACTGCCCCAGTGTGCCCATGGCGGGCGTCACAGCCAGCTACGGCGGGAG CCTCCTGCCCGAAGGCCACCTGAACCTAACGGCTCCCTGCAACGCTGCCTGCAGCTGCCAGCCAGAACACTACAGCCCTGTGTGCGGCTCGGACGGCCTCATGTACTTCTCACTGTGCCATGCAGGGTGCCCTGCAGCCACGGAGACGAATGTGGACGGCCAGAAG GTGTACCGAGACTGTAGCTGTGTCCCTCAGAATCTTTCCTCTGGTTTTGGCCATGCCACTGCAGGGAAATGCACTTCAACTTGTCAGAGAAAGCCCCTCCTTCTGGTTTTCATATTCGTTGTAATTTTCTTTACATTCCTCAGCAGCATTCCTGCACTAACGGCAACTCTACG ATGTGTCCGTGACCCTCAGAGGTCCTTTGCCCTGGGAATCCAGTGGATTGTAGTTAGAATACTAG GGGGCATCCCGGGGCCCATCGCCTTCGGCTGGGTGATCGACAAGGCCTGTCTGCTGTGGCAGGACCAGTGTGGCCAGCAGGGCTCCTGCTTGGTGTACCAGAATTCGGCCATGAGCCGCTACATACTCATCATGGGGCTCCTGTACAAG tttcagttacccgaGGTCAACCACAGTCTGAATGTATTAAATAGGAAATTCCAGAAGCAAACAGTTCATAACTTTTAA
- the SLCO4A1 gene encoding solute carrier organic anion transporter family member 4A1 isoform X2: MPLHQLGDKPLTFPSPNSAMENGLDHTPPSRRASPGTPLSPGSLRSAAHSPLDTSKQPLCQLWAEKSGARGTHEVRYVSAGQSVACGWWAFTPPCLQVLNTPKGILFFLCAAAFLQGMTVNGFINTVITSLERRYDLHSYQSGLIASSYDIAACLCLTFVSYFGGSGHKPRWLGWGVLLMGMGSLVFALPHFTAGRYEVELDAGVRTCPANPSAACADSTSGLSRYQLVFMLGQFLHGVGATPLYTLGVTYLDENVKSSCSPVYIAIFYTAAILGPAAGYLIGGALLNIYTEMGRRTELTTESPLWVGAWWVGFLGSGAAAIFTAVPILGYPRQLPGSQRYAVMRAAEMHQLKDSSRGEASNPDFGKTIRDLPLSIWLLLKNPTFILLCLAGATEATLITGMSTFSPKFLESQFSLSASEAATLFGYLVVPAGGGGTFLGGFFVNKLRLRGSAVIKFCLFCTVVSLLGILVFSLHCPSVPMAGVTASYGGSLLPEGHLNLTAPCNAACSCQPEHYSPVCGSDGLMYFSLCHAGCPAATETNVDGQKVYRDCSCVPQNLSSGFGHATAGKCTSTCQRKPLLLVFIFVVIFFTFLSSIPALTATLRCVRDPQRSFALGIQWIVVRILGGIPGPIAFGWVIDKACLLWQDQCGQQGSCLVYQNSAMSRYILIMGLLYKVLGVLFFAIACFLYKPLSESSDGLETCLPSQSSAPDSATDSQLQSSV, translated from the exons ATGCCCCTGCATCAGCTGGGGGACAAGCCGCTCACCTTCCCCAGCCCCAACTCAGCCATGGAAAACGGGCTTGATCACACCCCGCCCAGCAGGAGGGCATCCCCGGGCACGCCCCTGAGCCCCGGCTCCCTCCGCTCCGCTGCCCATAGCCCCCTGGACACCAGCAAACAGCCCCTCTGCCAGCTCTGGGCCGAGAAGAGTGGCGCCCGGGGGACCCATGAGGTGCGGTACGTCTCGGCCGGGCAGAGCGTGGCGTGCGGCTGGTGGGCCTTCACACCCCCGTGCCTGCAGGTCCTCAACACGCCCAAGGGCATCCTGTTCTTCCTGTGTGCGGCCGCATTCCTGCAGGGGATGACTGTGAATGGCTTCATCAACACAGTCATCACCTCCCTGGAGCGCCGCTATGACCTGCACAGCTACCAGAGCGGGCTCATCGCCAGCTCCTACGACATcgccgcctgcctctgcctcacctTCGTCAGCTACTTCGGGGGCTCAGGGCACAAGCCGCGCTGGCTGGGCTGGGGCGTGCTGCTCATGGGCATGGGGTCGCTGGTGTTCGCACTGCCCCACTTCACGGCTGGCCGCTATGAGGTGGAGTTGGACGCGGGTGTCAGGACGTGCCCTGCCAACCCCAGCGCGGCGTGTGCGGACAGCACCTCGGGCCTGTCCCGCTACCAGCTGGTCTTCATGCTGGGCCAGTTCCTGCATGGCGTGGGTGCCACACCCCTCTACACGCTGGGCGTCACCTACCTGGATGAGAACGTCAAGTCCAGCTGCTCGCCCGTCTACATTG CCATCTTCTACACCGCGGCCATCCTGGGCCCCGCTGCCGGCTACCTGATCGGAGGTGCCCTGCTGAACATCTACACGGAAATGGGCCGACG GACGGAGCTGACCACCGAGAGCCCACTGTGGGTCGGCGCCTGGTGGGTCGGCTTCCTGGGCTCTGGGGCCGCTGCCATCTTCACCGCCGTTCCCATCCTTGGTTACCCTCGGCAGCTGCCAG GCTCCCAGCGCTACGCGGTCATGAGAGCGGCGGAAATGCACCAGTTGAAGGACAGCAGCCGTGGGGAGGCGAGCAACCCGGACTTTGGGAAAACCATCAGAGACCTGCCTCT CTCCATCTGGCTCCTGCTGAAGAACCCCACGTTCATCCTGCTCTGCCTGGCTGGGGCCACCGAGGCCACACTCATCACCGGCATGTCCACGTTCAGCCCCAAGTTCTTGGAGTCCCAGTTCAGCCTGAGCGCCTCAGAAGCTGCCACCTTGTTTG ggtACCTGGTGGTGCCAGCGGGTGGTGGCGGCACCTTCCTGGGCGGCTTCTTTGTGAACAAGCTCAGGCTCCGGGGCTCCGCGGTCATCAAGTTCTGCCTGTTCTGCACCGTTGTCAGCCTGCTGGGCATCCTCGTCTTCTCCCTGCACTGCCCCAGTGTGCCCATGGCGGGCGTCACAGCCAGCTACGGCGGGAG CCTCCTGCCCGAAGGCCACCTGAACCTAACGGCTCCCTGCAACGCTGCCTGCAGCTGCCAGCCAGAACACTACAGCCCTGTGTGCGGCTCGGACGGCCTCATGTACTTCTCACTGTGCCATGCAGGGTGCCCTGCAGCCACGGAGACGAATGTGGACGGCCAGAAG GTGTACCGAGACTGTAGCTGTGTCCCTCAGAATCTTTCCTCTGGTTTTGGCCATGCCACTGCAGGGAAATGCACTTCAACTTGTCAGAGAAAGCCCCTCCTTCTGGTTTTCATATTCGTTGTAATTTTCTTTACATTCCTCAGCAGCATTCCTGCACTAACGGCAACTCTACG ATGTGTCCGTGACCCTCAGAGGTCCTTTGCCCTGGGAATCCAGTGGATTGTAGTTAGAATACTAG GGGGCATCCCGGGGCCCATCGCCTTCGGCTGGGTGATCGACAAGGCCTGTCTGCTGTGGCAGGACCAGTGTGGCCAGCAGGGCTCCTGCTTGGTGTACCAGAATTCGGCCATGAGCCGCTACATACTCATCATGGGGCTCCTGTACAAG GTGCTGGGCGTCCTCTTCTTTGCCATAGCCTGCTTCTTATACAAGCCCCTGTCGGAGTCTTCAGATGGCCTGGAAACTTGTCTGCCCAGCCAGTCCTCGGCCCCTGACAGTGCCACAGATAGCCAGCTCCAGAGCAGCGTCTGA
- the SLCO4A1 gene encoding solute carrier organic anion transporter family member 4A1 isoform X3 produces the protein MPLHQLGDKPLTFPSPNSAMENGLDHTPPSRRASPGTPLSPGSLRSAAHSPLDTSKQPLCQLWAEKSGARGTHEVRYVSAGQSVACGWWAFTPPCLQVLNTPKGILFFLCAAAFLQGMTVNGFINTVITSLERRYDLHSYQSGLIASSYDIAACLCLTFVSYFGGSGHKPRWLGWGVLLMGMGSLVFALPHFTAGRYEVELDAGVRTCPANPSAACADSTSGLSRYQLVFMLGQFLHGVGATPLYTLGVTYLDENVKSSCSPVYIAIFYTAAILGPAAGYLIGGALLNIYTEMGRRTELTTESPLWVGAWWVGFLGSGAAAIFTAVPILGYPRQLPGSQRYAVMRAAEMHQLKDSSRGEASNPDFGKTIRDLPLSIWLLLKNPTFILLCLAGATEATLITGMSTFSPKFLESQFSLSASEAATLFGYLVVPAGGGGTFLGGFFVNKLRLRGSAVIKFCLFCTVVSLLGILVFSLHCPSVPMAGVTASYGGSLLPEGHLNLTAPCNAACSCQPEHYSPVCGSDGLMYFSLCHAGCPAATETNVDGQKVYRDCSCVPQNLSSGFGHATAGKCTSTCQRKPLLLVFIFVVIFFTFLSSIPALTATLRCVRDPQRSFALGIQWIVVRILGTVQCEEAMVSCTVCSLHKGMGGIPGPIAFGWVIDKACLLWQDQCGQQGSCLVYQNSAMSRYILIMGLLYKFQLPEVNHSLNVLNRKFQKQTVHNF, from the exons ATGCCCCTGCATCAGCTGGGGGACAAGCCGCTCACCTTCCCCAGCCCCAACTCAGCCATGGAAAACGGGCTTGATCACACCCCGCCCAGCAGGAGGGCATCCCCGGGCACGCCCCTGAGCCCCGGCTCCCTCCGCTCCGCTGCCCATAGCCCCCTGGACACCAGCAAACAGCCCCTCTGCCAGCTCTGGGCCGAGAAGAGTGGCGCCCGGGGGACCCATGAGGTGCGGTACGTCTCGGCCGGGCAGAGCGTGGCGTGCGGCTGGTGGGCCTTCACACCCCCGTGCCTGCAGGTCCTCAACACGCCCAAGGGCATCCTGTTCTTCCTGTGTGCGGCCGCATTCCTGCAGGGGATGACTGTGAATGGCTTCATCAACACAGTCATCACCTCCCTGGAGCGCCGCTATGACCTGCACAGCTACCAGAGCGGGCTCATCGCCAGCTCCTACGACATcgccgcctgcctctgcctcacctTCGTCAGCTACTTCGGGGGCTCAGGGCACAAGCCGCGCTGGCTGGGCTGGGGCGTGCTGCTCATGGGCATGGGGTCGCTGGTGTTCGCACTGCCCCACTTCACGGCTGGCCGCTATGAGGTGGAGTTGGACGCGGGTGTCAGGACGTGCCCTGCCAACCCCAGCGCGGCGTGTGCGGACAGCACCTCGGGCCTGTCCCGCTACCAGCTGGTCTTCATGCTGGGCCAGTTCCTGCATGGCGTGGGTGCCACACCCCTCTACACGCTGGGCGTCACCTACCTGGATGAGAACGTCAAGTCCAGCTGCTCGCCCGTCTACATTG CCATCTTCTACACCGCGGCCATCCTGGGCCCCGCTGCCGGCTACCTGATCGGAGGTGCCCTGCTGAACATCTACACGGAAATGGGCCGACG GACGGAGCTGACCACCGAGAGCCCACTGTGGGTCGGCGCCTGGTGGGTCGGCTTCCTGGGCTCTGGGGCCGCTGCCATCTTCACCGCCGTTCCCATCCTTGGTTACCCTCGGCAGCTGCCAG GCTCCCAGCGCTACGCGGTCATGAGAGCGGCGGAAATGCACCAGTTGAAGGACAGCAGCCGTGGGGAGGCGAGCAACCCGGACTTTGGGAAAACCATCAGAGACCTGCCTCT CTCCATCTGGCTCCTGCTGAAGAACCCCACGTTCATCCTGCTCTGCCTGGCTGGGGCCACCGAGGCCACACTCATCACCGGCATGTCCACGTTCAGCCCCAAGTTCTTGGAGTCCCAGTTCAGCCTGAGCGCCTCAGAAGCTGCCACCTTGTTTG ggtACCTGGTGGTGCCAGCGGGTGGTGGCGGCACCTTCCTGGGCGGCTTCTTTGTGAACAAGCTCAGGCTCCGGGGCTCCGCGGTCATCAAGTTCTGCCTGTTCTGCACCGTTGTCAGCCTGCTGGGCATCCTCGTCTTCTCCCTGCACTGCCCCAGTGTGCCCATGGCGGGCGTCACAGCCAGCTACGGCGGGAG CCTCCTGCCCGAAGGCCACCTGAACCTAACGGCTCCCTGCAACGCTGCCTGCAGCTGCCAGCCAGAACACTACAGCCCTGTGTGCGGCTCGGACGGCCTCATGTACTTCTCACTGTGCCATGCAGGGTGCCCTGCAGCCACGGAGACGAATGTGGACGGCCAGAAG GTGTACCGAGACTGTAGCTGTGTCCCTCAGAATCTTTCCTCTGGTTTTGGCCATGCCACTGCAGGGAAATGCACTTCAACTTGTCAGAGAAAGCCCCTCCTTCTGGTTTTCATATTCGTTGTAATTTTCTTTACATTCCTCAGCAGCATTCCTGCACTAACGGCAACTCTACG ATGTGTCCGTGACCCTCAGAGGTCCTTTGCCCTGGGAATCCAGTGGATTGTAGTTAGAATACTAGGTACTGTGCAGTGTGAGGAAGCCATGGTCAGTTGCACAGTGTGCTCACTGCACAAGGGCATGG GGGGCATCCCGGGGCCCATCGCCTTCGGCTGGGTGATCGACAAGGCCTGTCTGCTGTGGCAGGACCAGTGTGGCCAGCAGGGCTCCTGCTTGGTGTACCAGAATTCGGCCATGAGCCGCTACATACTCATCATGGGGCTCCTGTACAAG tttcagttacccgaGGTCAACCACAGTCTGAATGTATTAAATAGGAAATTCCAGAAGCAAACAGTTCATAACTTTTAA